A window of the Nibribacter ruber genome harbors these coding sequences:
- a CDS encoding ribonucleoside-diphosphate reductase small subunit: MEPILQENPNRFVLFPIQNDAVWQMYKQAEASFWTAEEIDLTQDNKDWEKLNDGERHFISHVLAFFAASDGIVNENLAINFMQEVQMPEARCFYGFQIMMENIHSETYSLLIDNYIKDPKEKDRLFNALETVPCVKKKGEWALKWINSEDFTERLIAFAAVEGIFFSGSFCSIFWMKKRGLMPGLTFSNELISRDEGLHCDFACLLYSMLVNKLPEERVHSIIRDAVSIEQEFVTDALPVDLIGMNAKLMSQYIEFVADRLLVSLGCSKIYNSANPFDFMELISLQGKTNFFEKRVAEYQKSGVMSDRDSNVFSLDEDF; this comes from the coding sequence ATGGAGCCTATTTTACAAGAGAACCCTAACCGCTTTGTCCTGTTCCCCATCCAGAATGACGCCGTGTGGCAGATGTACAAACAGGCCGAAGCCAGCTTTTGGACCGCAGAAGAGATTGACCTGACCCAGGACAACAAAGACTGGGAGAAACTGAATGACGGCGAGCGTCACTTCATCTCACACGTACTGGCGTTCTTCGCGGCCTCAGACGGAATTGTGAACGAGAACCTGGCCATCAACTTCATGCAAGAGGTGCAGATGCCAGAGGCGCGTTGCTTCTATGGTTTCCAGATTATGATGGAGAACATCCACTCTGAGACTTACTCTTTATTAATAGACAATTACATTAAAGACCCGAAAGAAAAGGACCGCCTGTTCAACGCCCTGGAGACCGTGCCATGCGTGAAGAAAAAAGGCGAGTGGGCGCTTAAATGGATTAACTCTGAGGACTTCACCGAGCGTTTGATTGCCTTCGCCGCCGTAGAGGGTATTTTCTTCTCTGGTTCTTTCTGCTCTATCTTCTGGATGAAGAAACGCGGCTTGATGCCAGGCCTTACTTTCTCTAACGAATTAATTTCCAGAGACGAAGGATTGCACTGCGATTTTGCCTGCCTGCTATACTCTATGTTAGTAAACAAGCTACCAGAAGAGCGCGTACACAGCATCATTAGAGACGCGGTGAGCATTGAGCAAGAGTTTGTGACAGATGCCTTGCCGGTAGACCTGATTGGAATGAACGCAAAACTGATGAGTCAATACATTGAGTTTGTGGCTGACCGCCTGCTAGTTTCTTTGGGCTGTAGCAAGATTTACAATTCCGCCAATCCATTTGACTTCATGGAGTTAATCTCCCTGCAAGGCAAAACCAACTTCTTTGAGAAACGCGTGGCCGAGTACCAGAAATCTGGCGTGATGAGCGACCGTGACTCTAACGTATTCTCCCTGGACGAAGACTTTTAG